The Pseudorasbora parva isolate DD20220531a chromosome 16, ASM2467924v1, whole genome shotgun sequence genome includes a region encoding these proteins:
- the dut gene encoding deoxyuridine 5'-triphosphate nucleotidohydrolase, mitochondrial, protein MLLRSVFVAAVRGLNGFVCRVTEAVSPQKRCKSDAVNGHDEQKVLKFAKLTENATTPSRGSNRAAGFDLYSAYDYSIGPMDKALVKTDIQIAVPHGYYGRVAPRSGLAVKHFIDVGAGVVDEDYRGNLGVVLFNFNKEPFEVKKGDRIAQLICERICYPELQELQTLDETERGAGGFGSTGTN, encoded by the exons ATGTTGCTTCGATCTGTATTTGTCGCTGCTGTTCGCGGTTTAAACGGCTTTGTGTGCAGAG TTACAGAAGCGGTTTCGCCGCAGAAGAGATGCAAGAGCGACGCGGTGAACGGACACGACGAACAAAAGGTGCTGAAGTTCGCCAAACTGACAGAAAACGCCACGACACCGAGCCGAGGATCGAACCGAGCCGCGGGATTCGACCTGTACAG tgcgTATGACTACAGTATTGGGCCGATGGACAAAGCTCTGGTCAAGACTGACATCCAGATCGCAGTTCCGCACGGATATTACGGCCGAGTAG CTCCTCGCTCGGGTCTCGCTGTGAAGCACTTCATCGATGTGGGCG CTGGTGTGGTGGATGAGGACTACAGGGGCAATCTGGGAGTCGTGCTCTTCAACTTCAACAAAGAGCCGTTTGAAG TGAAGAAAGGAGACCGCATCGCTCAGCTGATCTGTGAGAGGATCTGTTACCCGGAGCTGCAGGAGTTACAG ACGCTGGATGAGACGGAGAGAGGAGCGGGCGGCTTCGGCTCCACCGGCACAAACTGA